In Carassius gibelio isolate Cgi1373 ecotype wild population from Czech Republic chromosome B4, carGib1.2-hapl.c, whole genome shotgun sequence, one DNA window encodes the following:
- the LOC127956053 gene encoding uncharacterized protein LOC127956053 yields the protein MADECLHSVQLELEAVGKQIRDLEQRQAELRERRAALESSRADAHKSGVSIQRAVNSPTTSTPCVSLRRPGAPRTRSSQMSFTATPGHHGPWVHPQRRMRAGSRATTSPPPAFEISIQNRFAPLRETGRDAVIIGDSIVRHIPAILKDDESPRAVVLHAGVNDTTLRQTETLKRDFRSLIETVRSTTPAATIVVSGPLPTYRRGHERFSRLFALNEWLLSWCKEQKLLFVNNWNLFWERPRLFRADGLHPSRVGAELLSDNISRTLRSM from the exons atggcggatgaatgtctccactctgtgcagctcgagctcgaggccgtggggaagcagattcgcgacctggaacagaggcaggccgagctgagagagcggagagccgcgctggaatcatcccgggctgacgctcacaagtccggggtaagtatacagcgtgctgttaacagtcccaccacgtctactccgtgtgtttctctgcgcaggcccggtgcacccaggacgcgatcttcccagatgtccttcactgcgacgccgggacaccacggaccctgggtgcatccacagcggaggatgcgagccgggtcccgggcgacgacatctccccctcctgccttcgagatctccatccagaaccgcttcgctcccctccgcgagacaggacgcgacgctgtgatcatcggagactccatcgtccgacac atacccgcgatcctgaaggacgacgagagcccgagagcggtcgtgcttcacgccggggttaacgacaccacgctgcggcagacggagacgctgaagagggacttcaggagcctgatcgagacggttcgcagcacgacgcccgcggcgacgatcgtcgtatcaggaccactgcccacgtatcgacgaggacacgaaaggttcagtagactttttgctttaaatgaatggttgttgtcatggtgtaaagaacagaaactgctatttgttaataactggaatcttttctgggagcgtcctaggctgtttcgcgctgatggattacaccccagtcgagtcggagcggagcttctctctgacaacatctccaggacacttcgctccatgtga